The Microbacterium horticulturae genome has a window encoding:
- the leuS gene encoding leucine--tRNA ligase — translation MIRLAPSVSQTTATDAPTEGGYDPHVIQAKWQRLWAEQEPFRAGGDDDTRPRKYVLAMFPYPSGDLHMGHAENYLYSDIVARYWRHRGHNVLNPIGWDSFGLPAENAAIQRGADPREWTYANIDQQKTGFRQYGVSFDWSRELHTSDPEYYRWNQWLFQRLYERGLAYRKQSPVNWCPNDQTVLANEQVVDGHCERCGAEVVKKKLTQWYFRITDYADRLLDDLDTLEGHWPNKVLQMQRNWIGRSIGADIDFEIEGRAEKVTVFSTRPDTLYGATFFVVAPDSDLAAELVAEAPADVRMQFQAYLEKVQKQTDIERQSTEREKTGVFLGRYAINPINGERLPIWAADYVLADYGHGAVMAVPAHDQRDLDFARTFDLPVRVVVDTTVEGGPTLDELDLVATGTAMAGEGRMINSGALDGLGKKEAIAAMIAELEKREAGHAATTFRLRDWLISRQRFWGTPIPMIHTEDGQIVPVPEDQLPVLLPQAKDLDLKPKGQSPLGAATEWVTTAEPATGAPARRDPDTMDTFVDSSWYFLRFLSPGSAAHAFPPAEAARWAPVDFYIGGVEHAILHLLYARFITKVLHDMGLIDFDEPFSSLINQGMVILNGAKMSKSKGNLVLFNEELDAHGADALRTALAFAGPVEDDKDWADVSATGATKFLARALRVAHDVAGPVGADAATGDVALRRVAHRVLADAPSLVEQTKFNVIVARLMELVNATRKTIDSGAGAADPAVREAAEVTAQVLDLVAPHTAEEMWSVLGHEPFIGLVEWPTADPSLLVDESATAVVQIDGKVRAKIDVPADIAPDALEQLARDDEHVRRSLGDRTITRAIVRAPKIVSFSTK, via the coding sequence ATGATCCGATTGGCTCCATCCGTGTCTCAGACCACCGCTACCGACGCCCCGACCGAGGGCGGCTACGACCCGCACGTCATCCAGGCGAAGTGGCAGCGACTCTGGGCTGAGCAGGAGCCCTTCCGGGCCGGCGGAGACGACGACACGCGGCCGCGCAAGTATGTGCTGGCGATGTTCCCCTACCCGTCGGGCGATCTGCACATGGGGCACGCCGAGAACTACCTCTACTCCGACATCGTCGCGCGGTATTGGCGACACCGCGGGCACAACGTGCTCAACCCGATCGGGTGGGACTCGTTCGGGCTGCCCGCCGAGAACGCTGCCATCCAGCGCGGCGCCGATCCGCGCGAGTGGACCTACGCGAACATCGACCAGCAGAAGACCGGCTTTCGCCAGTACGGCGTCTCGTTCGACTGGAGCCGCGAGCTGCACACGAGCGACCCTGAGTACTACCGCTGGAACCAATGGCTGTTCCAGCGCCTGTACGAGCGTGGGCTGGCCTACCGCAAGCAGAGCCCGGTGAACTGGTGCCCGAACGACCAGACCGTGCTGGCCAACGAGCAGGTCGTCGACGGGCACTGCGAGCGGTGCGGTGCCGAGGTCGTGAAGAAGAAGCTCACGCAGTGGTACTTCCGCATCACCGACTACGCCGACCGGCTGCTCGACGACCTCGACACGCTCGAGGGGCACTGGCCGAACAAGGTGCTGCAGATGCAGCGCAACTGGATCGGCCGCTCGATCGGCGCCGACATCGACTTCGAGATCGAGGGCCGTGCCGAGAAGGTCACCGTGTTCTCGACGCGCCCCGACACGCTGTACGGCGCGACGTTCTTCGTCGTGGCACCCGACTCCGACCTGGCCGCCGAGCTGGTCGCCGAGGCCCCCGCAGACGTGCGTATGCAGTTCCAGGCATATCTCGAGAAGGTGCAGAAGCAGACCGACATCGAGCGGCAGAGCACCGAGCGCGAGAAGACCGGCGTCTTCTTGGGCCGGTACGCGATCAATCCGATCAACGGCGAGCGGCTGCCGATCTGGGCCGCCGACTACGTGCTGGCCGACTACGGCCATGGTGCCGTCATGGCCGTGCCCGCGCACGACCAGCGCGACCTCGACTTCGCGCGCACGTTCGACCTGCCGGTGCGGGTCGTCGTCGACACGACGGTCGAGGGCGGTCCGACGCTGGACGAGCTGGACCTCGTGGCCACCGGCACGGCGATGGCGGGTGAGGGCCGCATGATCAACTCGGGTGCGCTCGACGGCCTGGGCAAGAAGGAGGCGATCGCCGCGATGATCGCCGAGCTCGAGAAGCGCGAGGCCGGCCATGCCGCCACGACGTTCCGCCTGCGTGACTGGCTGATCTCGCGGCAGAGGTTCTGGGGCACGCCCATCCCGATGATCCACACCGAGGACGGCCAGATCGTCCCTGTGCCCGAAGACCAGCTGCCGGTGCTGCTGCCGCAGGCGAAGGACCTCGACCTCAAGCCCAAGGGTCAGTCCCCGCTGGGGGCCGCGACCGAGTGGGTCACGACGGCCGAGCCGGCCACGGGCGCGCCTGCGCGGCGCGACCCCGACACCATGGACACCTTCGTCGACAGCTCGTGGTACTTCCTGCGGTTCCTGTCGCCGGGCTCCGCCGCGCACGCGTTCCCCCCGGCCGAGGCCGCCCGCTGGGCGCCCGTCGACTTCTACATCGGCGGGGTCGAGCACGCGATCCTGCACCTGCTGTACGCGCGGTTCATCACCAAGGTGCTGCACGACATGGGGCTGATCGACTTCGACGAGCCGTTCTCGAGCCTCATCAATCAGGGCATGGTGATCCTCAACGGCGCGAAGATGTCGAAGTCGAAGGGCAACCTCGTGCTCTTCAACGAAGAGCTCGACGCGCACGGTGCCGACGCGCTGCGCACCGCGCTCGCGTTCGCGGGACCGGTGGAGGATGACAAGGACTGGGCCGACGTGTCGGCGACCGGTGCCACGAAGTTCCTCGCGCGCGCGCTGCGCGTGGCGCACGATGTGGCAGGCCCTGTCGGTGCCGACGCGGCGACGGGTGACGTCGCACTGCGTCGTGTCGCGCACCGGGTGCTGGCCGACGCTCCGAGCCTGGTCGAGCAGACGAAGTTCAATGTCATCGTGGCTCGTCTGATGGAGCTCGTGAACGCGACCCGCAAGACGATCGACAGCGGTGCCGGAGCCGCCGACCCCGCGGTGCGCGAAGCCGCCGAGGTCACCGCGCAGGTGCTCGACCTGGTCGCGCCGCACACGGCCGAGGAGATGTGGTCGGTGCTCGGCCACGAGCCGTTCATCGGTCTCGTGGAGTGGCCGACCGCCGACCCCTCGCTGCTCGTCGACGAGAGTGCGACCGCGGTGGTGCAGATCGACGGCAAGGTGCGCGCGAAGATCGACGTGCCCGCCGACATCGCTCCCGACGCGCTCGAGCAGCTCGCCCGCGATGACGAGCATGTGCGGCGTTCGCTGGGCGACCGCACGATCACGCGCGCCATCGTGCGTGCCCCGAAGATCGTGAGCTTCAGCACGAAGTAG